The genomic interval AATAGTACAAAAATGAGTGAAATAAGATCTTATAAAGATTTATTTATTTGGCAAAAAGGAATTAAAATTGTCTCTCTGATTTATCAATTAGTAAAATCATTTCCCAAAGAAGAATTATTTGCTTTAACTAGTCAAACTCTTTACAAAGAAATTTTAAATCAAATTGAAGAAGAATCAAAAATGATTAATGCTTTTTCTAAGACACTAAAAGACTAATCACTTTTTACTAATTACTAGTTACTTTAACTATGAAAATAGGTCTTTATTTCGGAACTTATAATCCAATTCATGTTGGTCATTTAATCATTGCCAATCACATGGCAGAGTTTGCCGATTTGGATCAAATCTGGATGGTCGTTACGCCTCATAATCCGCTAAAAAAGAAAGCAACTTTATTAGACGATCATCAACGTTTGCAAATGGTTTATCTGGCAACAGAAGATTATCCGAAAATTAAACCTTCAGATATAGAATTTAAGTTGCCTCAACCAAATTATACAGTAAATACTTTAGTTCATTTGCATGAAAAGTTTCCAACTCATGAGTTTTCACTAATCATGGGCGAAGACAATCTGAAAACGCTTCATAAATGGAAAAACTATGAAGTAATTTTAGATCATTATGATATTTATGTTTACCCAAGAATTTCAGAAGAAGAGGAGAATATCGAATTAAAATCACATCCGAAAGTTCATGTAATTGATGCGCCAATTGTAGAAATTTCTTCTACTTTTATCCGAAACAGTATTAAAGAAGGTAAAAACATTCAGCCATTATTGCCTCCAAAAGTTTGGGAATATATTGATCACAACAATTTTTATAAGAAGTAAAAAATCAGAATTTAAAAATAATGAATAGCCTCCTGCTTTAGCTGGAGGTTTTTTATTTTGTAATGGTAAATAGCTTTAGCCGAAATACCTCATTTTTGGCTAAAGCCTCTTTAAGCATATTTTCTTATCCTCCAGCTAAAGCAGGAGGCTATTCATAACAACAAAATATTGTCATTGCGAGGAACAAAGCAACCACACTAACAAAGTACTAATTAATTTAGCAAATGAGATTGCTTCGTTCCTCGCAATGACAATAAAAAAAGCCTGAACATACATTCAGGCTTTCGTTATAATTATGCTTCAACATTAATTTCACTTTTAACTCGAGATCTGATATTACTCAGAGATTGATCTGTTAAAAGTTTTCCGTCTCTGAAAACTTCTTTCAATTCTCCTTGTTTTTCTTCTTCCCAAGAAACATTATCGGTCAAATGATATACACCATCAACCAGATCAATTTTCATTAATCCTTTAGCCGATTTTTTAGTTCCGTCATCAGTAATCGGATCTTTAAAAATAGCTCTACCTTCTCCGTCAACTTCTCCGTAGGTGGCTTTCATTGCAAAACCAAAAGTGTCTCTGGTATTGTATTGGTATGTAAAAGAACCAATTCCTAAAACCACGTTTGTAGATGCAAAACCTTTTGCTTTTAATCTTTCACAAATCTGGATTGCTCTTGGCACCGTAATACTATCGCCGTAAATGGCTCCAATTTGAGGAATAAGCTCTTTATATCCTTTTGCATTAACATCACCTCCAAAAACATCCCAAAGAAGCTCTATTACGCCTTTTTTCTCTTCTTGTGTTTTCCCATTCGGATTTCCGCAAATAATATCAACCGGATCACCACTATCAGGACGAATTACTACTTTACCTTCTCTTGAAATAATATCCTCTTTTAATCGTGGTAAATAATCCGTTAGAACTTTCCATAAATCCCAGGTATCAGAAACGATAGAAACAATTCCTTTTGGATAAACTTCA from uncultured Flavobacterium sp. carries:
- a CDS encoding four helix bundle protein — translated: MSEIRSYKDLFIWQKGIKIVSLIYQLVKSFPKEELFALTSQTLYKEILNQIEEESKMINAFSKTLKD
- the nadD gene encoding nicotinate (nicotinamide) nucleotide adenylyltransferase: MKIGLYFGTYNPIHVGHLIIANHMAEFADLDQIWMVVTPHNPLKKKATLLDDHQRLQMVYLATEDYPKIKPSDIEFKLPQPNYTVNTLVHLHEKFPTHEFSLIMGEDNLKTLHKWKNYEVILDHYDIYVYPRISEEEENIELKSHPKVHVIDAPIVEISSTFIRNSIKEGKNIQPLLPPKVWEYIDHNNFYKK